A single region of the Shumkonia mesophila genome encodes:
- a CDS encoding lipopolysaccharide biosynthesis protein, translated as MKRSPPAPEPPDGSPKADRHLGTDHLHHDLVARSVRGGMVTMGAQGAKVAIQFVAVVLLARLLAPADFGVFAMVAAFLGALEILKDLGLSTATVQRPQITSRQVSTLFWLNAGLGVTVALGLAACAPLLAWLYREPILLDIVPIVAVAFAFNGFGTQHLALLRRQMRFSLIALVQVSGEMVALVAAVTAALAGMGLWSLVIQRLAWAFFTTLMAWIACDWRPGRPGSLSDVKGMIAFGGNATASMVVSFLASSLDKVLIGWWWGAASLGFYERAQKLLQLPIQNLNTPLATVALPALSRLADQPARYRDAYLAAAERLTMLIAPIGGLFIAAGDLVVTLLLGSQWTESAAVLKWMGVSAIYMPITYSLSWLYMSQDRTSEMLRAGFVNASLSVVALLAGLQFGAAGVAAAYAISGITLRAPLLLWLAGRRGPVRTRDLVRVLLLPLCAVVAVAGVGIAVRSWSALAALPIPAEAAVLVTAMGTAALLVYAAFPRGRQVFRDTARQIRTIVRGEARA; from the coding sequence ATGAAACGCTCGCCGCCAGCGCCTGAGCCGCCGGACGGTTCGCCCAAGGCCGATCGCCACCTGGGCACCGACCATCTGCACCACGATCTCGTCGCGCGCTCGGTGCGTGGCGGGATGGTGACGATGGGGGCGCAGGGGGCGAAGGTCGCCATCCAATTCGTGGCCGTCGTCCTGCTGGCGCGGCTCCTGGCTCCGGCGGACTTCGGGGTGTTCGCCATGGTCGCCGCCTTCCTGGGCGCGCTCGAAATCCTCAAGGATCTGGGGCTGTCGACCGCGACCGTGCAGCGCCCGCAGATCACGTCGCGCCAGGTGAGCACCCTGTTCTGGCTGAACGCCGGGCTGGGCGTCACCGTGGCGCTGGGATTGGCGGCCTGTGCGCCCCTGCTGGCATGGCTTTATAGGGAACCCATCCTGCTCGACATCGTTCCGATCGTCGCCGTGGCGTTCGCCTTCAACGGGTTCGGCACCCAGCACCTGGCTCTGCTGCGCCGTCAGATGCGCTTTTCGTTGATCGCGCTGGTGCAGGTCAGCGGCGAGATGGTCGCCCTCGTCGCCGCGGTCACCGCCGCCTTGGCGGGGATGGGGCTGTGGTCGCTGGTGATCCAGCGCCTCGCCTGGGCCTTTTTCACCACGCTGATGGCGTGGATCGCCTGCGACTGGCGCCCGGGCCGGCCGGGAAGCCTTTCCGACGTCAAGGGAATGATCGCCTTCGGCGGCAACGCTACGGCCTCCATGGTCGTCAGCTTCCTGGCCAGCAGTCTCGACAAGGTGCTGATCGGCTGGTGGTGGGGGGCGGCGTCGCTTGGCTTCTACGAGCGGGCGCAGAAGCTGCTGCAGTTGCCGATCCAGAACCTCAACACCCCGCTGGCGACCGTCGCCTTGCCGGCGCTGAGCCGGCTGGCCGACCAGCCGGCGCGCTATCGGGACGCCTATCTGGCGGCGGCCGAGCGGCTGACCATGCTGATCGCCCCCATCGGGGGGCTGTTCATCGCCGCCGGCGACCTCGTCGTCACGCTGCTCCTGGGCTCGCAATGGACGGAATCGGCCGCCGTCCTGAAATGGATGGGAGTGTCGGCGATCTACATGCCGATCACCTATAGCCTGAGCTGGCTCTACATGAGCCAGGACCGCACGTCCGAGATGTTGCGCGCCGGATTTGTCAATGCCAGTCTGTCGGTGGTGGCGCTTCTCGCCGGCCTGCAGTTCGGGGCGGCCGGCGTCGCCGCGGCCTATGCGATCAGCGGCATCACCCTTCGTGCGCCGCTGCTGTTGTGGCTGGCCGGCCGTCGCGGGCCAGTGCGGACGCGCGATCTCGTCCGCGTCCTGCTGCTGCCGCTGTGCGCGGTGGTGGCGGTGGCGGGGGTCGGCATTGCGGTGCGGTCGTGGTCGGCGCTGGCCGCCCTGCCGATTCCGGCGGAGGCCGCCGTTCTGGTGACGGCGATGGGCACCGCGGCGCTTCTCGTCTACGCCGCGTTTCCCCGCGGGCGGCAGGTCTTTCGCGACACCGCACGGCAGATACGGACCATCGTCAGGGGAGAGGCCAGGGCGTGA